In Neorhodopirellula lusitana, the following are encoded in one genomic region:
- a CDS encoding family 16 glycosylhydrolase, translating to MPQIQTQIILALLLIVFDANVTIAAQPFFVVGEDPKPTEKQWVPVDEMSDEFAGDSLDDSKWNPHPSGDGWNWRGRPPALFVPENVTVKDGKMNVTVSKLDAPVEGKGQSFTHQGAIVRSHQPGQVGWYYECRMKANQTVMSSTFWLNTKGGRKRLETDIQECVGRTTELTEPWAKRWDEIFHSNAIHWPGPDNPEKLQIQGQERTQTKNWERFYVYAAWWKSPDELRFYLDGKYVYSIHPKTKWDVPAYLTMAIETYDWNPLPDDGGLVESGTWDQRTTQYDWVRTWRLE from the coding sequence ATGCCCCAGATACAAACCCAAATTATCCTTGCGCTGTTGTTGATCGTGTTCGACGCAAACGTCACGATCGCCGCACAACCTTTTTTTGTCGTCGGCGAAGATCCCAAGCCGACCGAAAAGCAGTGGGTGCCGGTCGACGAGATGTCGGATGAATTTGCAGGAGATTCTCTGGACGATTCAAAGTGGAATCCCCATCCAAGTGGCGATGGGTGGAATTGGCGCGGACGTCCACCAGCACTGTTTGTCCCTGAAAACGTAACGGTCAAGGACGGCAAGATGAATGTCACCGTCAGCAAACTGGACGCACCAGTTGAAGGGAAAGGCCAATCGTTCACTCACCAAGGAGCAATCGTTCGCAGCCATCAACCGGGCCAAGTCGGTTGGTACTACGAATGCCGAATGAAGGCCAATCAAACCGTGATGTCATCGACATTTTGGCTGAACACCAAGGGCGGTCGAAAACGATTGGAAACAGATATCCAAGAATGCGTCGGGCGAACGACCGAGCTGACTGAACCCTGGGCCAAACGCTGGGACGAGATCTTTCACTCCAACGCCATTCATTGGCCAGGGCCCGACAATCCGGAAAAGCTTCAAATCCAGGGCCAAGAAAGAACGCAGACTAAAAACTGGGAACGTTTCTATGTCTACGCCGCTTGGTGGAAATCACCCGACGAACTTCGTTTCTATTTGGACGGCAAGTACGTCTACTCGATCCATCCCAAAACCAAGTGGGATGTCCCCGCCTACCTCACCATGGCCATCGAAACCTACGACTGGAATCCGCTTCCCGACGACGGCGGCTTGGTTGAAAGCGGAACATGGGACCAACGCACCACCCAATACGATTGGGTCAGAACTTGGCGATTGGAATAG
- a CDS encoding RecQ family ATP-dependent DNA helicase: protein MPPSATPSSSPESHRVRPTTSDPESLLPRFGLQSFRPGQRGVVDALAAGDDCLCVMPTGGGKSLCYQLPSLAREGTTIVVSPLIALMKDQVDTLVARGIRAKLINSSLSHGQQESVMESMARGELDMIYVAPERLRNGRFLEAVSKADVSLLAVDEAHCVSEWGHDFRPDYSRLGRFRDRYLDGVQTIALTATATPTVRDDICGLLNLKTPKVFVTGFARTNLKFGVESCNNDTAKQVALQQYLKYRDGTGIIYAATRKRCEEIAQWLPEKTGRKVGAYHAGLHPDDRRRVQESFMKGELSAIVATNAFGMGIDKSDIRFVVHFNIPGSLEAYYQEAGRAGRDGEMSDCLLLFAYFDRQIQEFFIENRYPSAATVKKVYEFLLSREEDPIELTLDQVKEAIQVRDGTEAISTSETLLARAGVLKRLDAGSNQAVVRIDSDAPTMLDFLPREAKTKRKVMSAVEKVVGERRGEDVFVRPDYLAKLAGMDRAKVTSQLRELTKLRAFDYIPPFRGRAVHITRRDLKFNDLKIDFNELAVRKQAEYDKLDAVIKFARASSCRQRVILDYFGDPNAEDCTKCDRCDPVGGKLIKTSGTIVSGDMISGAMVAGSNASTPGMSIAYPDVDQRSLLTAIRVTLSGVVRTHGRLGKNLVAQMLAGSKNKRVTQLRLDRLSTYGMLTGCTQTELSDVLDGLLNAGLVEQKEISERRPTIHITDIGRRVMNCTEPLPAAVQIKHKLAKKLATVAAGIESGDVENDEEPVPPPTASISKTKTDTSPEQSASNTPNLNEPERNGPNSSGASASTPPASEPPASPTEMGGPVTSLVNNLTTGTGGSVADLIQDDHESGLTRELVDRIKRFRRKRSAALAVSPHQILSTSTIERLAEKRPANATQLEAISGVSNEFMDAYGSDLLDLITQTMSEHEAQYGPPTPVSQPTPAPPSAPAPASTPPPRSTPATRSTPATQSADSQSLDPAGAPGTAPGSEPNNSTRERAASSAEIQSASKSSTLGTNSNQSSAENSPTGRSDTGTSGSGKSGSGKSGSGNPGYWTWKLCRDGYTLNQISEIRGVRIEGLIAHLVAAARAGNHVDPAWGGTPDRERILSQAINQIER, encoded by the coding sequence ATGCCCCCCTCCGCGACCCCTTCGAGCTCCCCGGAGTCCCATCGCGTTCGGCCCACCACTTCCGATCCGGAATCGCTGCTGCCCCGGTTCGGCCTGCAATCATTTCGGCCTGGACAACGAGGCGTGGTCGATGCGTTAGCCGCAGGTGACGATTGCTTGTGCGTGATGCCCACCGGCGGCGGTAAAAGTCTTTGCTACCAATTGCCCTCGCTCGCCCGGGAAGGCACCACGATCGTGGTCTCACCGCTGATCGCGCTGATGAAAGACCAGGTCGACACGCTGGTCGCTCGTGGCATCCGAGCCAAGCTGATCAACAGCTCGCTGTCCCATGGCCAACAAGAATCCGTCATGGAATCCATGGCCCGTGGCGAGCTGGACATGATCTACGTTGCCCCCGAACGGCTTCGCAACGGTCGCTTTCTGGAAGCGGTTTCCAAAGCCGATGTATCACTGTTGGCTGTCGACGAAGCTCACTGCGTCAGCGAATGGGGGCACGACTTCCGCCCCGACTATTCGCGTTTGGGCCGATTCCGTGACCGCTATCTCGATGGCGTGCAAACGATCGCCTTGACCGCAACGGCCACGCCGACGGTTCGCGACGACATCTGTGGGCTGCTGAATCTGAAAACACCCAAAGTCTTCGTCACCGGATTCGCCCGCACGAATCTGAAGTTCGGGGTGGAGTCGTGCAATAACGACACCGCCAAACAAGTCGCACTGCAACAATACCTGAAGTACCGCGACGGCACCGGGATCATCTACGCTGCGACACGTAAGCGTTGCGAAGAGATCGCTCAATGGCTGCCCGAAAAAACCGGCCGCAAAGTCGGTGCCTATCACGCCGGATTGCATCCCGATGACCGGCGGCGAGTCCAAGAGTCGTTCATGAAAGGCGAGCTGTCGGCGATTGTCGCCACCAACGCCTTCGGTATGGGTATCGACAAATCCGACATTCGCTTCGTCGTCCATTTCAACATCCCCGGCTCACTCGAAGCGTACTACCAAGAAGCAGGCCGGGCGGGCCGCGACGGCGAGATGAGCGACTGTTTGTTGCTATTCGCCTACTTCGATCGGCAAATCCAAGAGTTCTTTATCGAGAACCGCTACCCTTCGGCCGCCACGGTCAAGAAGGTTTACGAGTTCTTGCTGTCCCGTGAAGAAGACCCGATTGAATTGACCCTCGACCAGGTCAAGGAAGCGATCCAAGTTCGCGATGGGACCGAAGCGATCAGCACATCAGAAACCTTGCTCGCACGTGCTGGCGTGTTGAAGCGGCTCGATGCGGGATCCAACCAAGCCGTCGTGCGAATCGATTCCGATGCACCGACCATGCTCGACTTCCTGCCACGCGAAGCCAAGACCAAACGCAAGGTCATGTCGGCGGTTGAAAAAGTGGTGGGCGAGCGACGCGGCGAAGACGTGTTCGTACGCCCCGACTACCTCGCCAAGCTAGCCGGAATGGATCGCGCCAAGGTCACCTCGCAACTCCGCGAACTGACCAAGCTACGAGCCTTCGATTACATCCCGCCGTTCCGCGGCCGAGCGGTTCACATCACGCGCCGCGACCTGAAGTTCAATGACCTGAAAATTGACTTCAACGAACTCGCCGTTCGCAAACAAGCGGAATACGACAAGCTGGATGCCGTCATCAAGTTCGCCCGTGCCAGCTCATGTCGCCAACGTGTCATCCTCGATTACTTTGGCGACCCCAACGCGGAAGACTGCACCAAGTGTGACCGCTGCGACCCGGTCGGCGGCAAGTTAATCAAGACCTCGGGAACGATCGTCAGCGGCGATATGATCTCCGGTGCCATGGTCGCCGGGAGCAACGCATCGACGCCCGGTATGTCGATTGCCTACCCCGATGTTGACCAACGCAGTCTGTTAACGGCGATTCGCGTGACACTTTCCGGTGTCGTCCGCACACATGGCCGGCTCGGAAAGAACTTGGTGGCGCAGATGCTGGCCGGTTCCAAAAACAAACGCGTCACCCAACTTCGGCTCGACCGACTTAGCACCTATGGCATGCTGACCGGATGCACTCAAACCGAACTCAGCGACGTGCTCGATGGGCTGCTCAACGCCGGGCTGGTGGAACAAAAAGAGATCAGCGAACGCCGACCCACTATCCACATCACCGACATCGGCCGGCGAGTTATGAATTGCACCGAGCCGCTGCCTGCGGCCGTGCAGATTAAACATAAGCTTGCTAAGAAGTTGGCCACTGTCGCTGCCGGTATCGAATCCGGCGACGTCGAAAACGACGAAGAGCCCGTGCCGCCGCCGACCGCGAGCATATCGAAAACTAAAACCGATACATCGCCTGAGCAGTCCGCTTCCAACACCCCCAACCTCAACGAGCCAGAACGTAACGGACCCAATTCCAGCGGGGCTTCCGCCAGCACGCCGCCTGCCAGCGAACCGCCCGCCAGCCCGACAGAAATGGGCGGGCCCGTCACCAGTTTGGTCAACAACCTCACCACGGGAACCGGCGGATCCGTCGCGGATCTGATTCAGGACGATCACGAGTCCGGCCTCACCCGCGAATTGGTCGATCGGATCAAGCGATTCCGGCGGAAGCGATCCGCCGCACTGGCGGTGTCCCCTCACCAAATCCTCAGCACCTCAACGATTGAACGATTGGCCGAAAAACGCCCTGCCAATGCCACTCAATTGGAAGCGATCTCCGGTGTTAGCAACGAGTTCATGGACGCCTATGGAAGCGATCTCTTAGACCTGATCACGCAAACGATGTCGGAACACGAAGCTCAATACGGCCCACCGACTCCCGTTTCCCAACCAACGCCAGCACCCCCTTCGGCTCCAGCACCCGCGTCGACGCCACCACCGCGTTCGACTCCAGCAACCCGTTCGACTCCAGCAACCCAGTCTGCCGACTCGCAATCACTCGATCCTGCCGGTGCACCAGGCACTGCACCTGGAAGCGAACCGAATAATTCGACTCGAGAACGGGCAGCCTCTTCCGCCGAAATCCAGTCCGCCTCCAAGTCGTCAACCCTAGGCACAAACTCCAATCAATCCAGTGCAGAAAACTCTCCCACGGGTCGTTCTGACACGGGCACGTCTGGCTCTGGCAAATCTGGTTCTGGCAAATCCGGATCTGGCAACCCTGGTTATTGGACCTGGAAGCTATGCCGGGACGGCTACACGCTGAATCAAATCAGCGAAATCCGTGGAGTCCGAATTGAGGGCCTAATCGCGCACCTCGTCGCGGCAGCACGCGCCGGCAACCACGTTGATCCCGCTTGGGGCGGCACCCCCGACCGTGAACGCATCTTGTCGCAAGCAATCAACCAAATCGAACGCTGA
- a CDS encoding NAD-binding protein has translation MKESARYLLPILFFVALVLSVGTSGFLLLEDGISVHDAFYMAVTAITPTQFHEVHKLSIGGRYFTVALVFCGFGAVVAFATQFARLIVQSELEGVGIITQKQMRRRIRQMKNHYIVCGFGEIGGAICGELVQQQLPFVVITADSDSGAAIEREGFASVKGNPTADASLKQAGIEHAKGVIAVLADDADNLFISLAARELNPKILIIARGEDSGVEDRILRAGADIVVSPMKLGGQQIATLIRQQDGSSSDLQSSNASVKGLELISHKNDTDNSLDVADVMAQHHAIGACGIESINGSFTAETTTESKLAAGETLVMYKRVKHPTDITTTASKRRTILLADDHRALRLLFSRKLVAAGHDVIQAATGEQALELARSQQPELIVLDVNMPGLDGYQVCQELRQESKFKTVPIILYSADETKEFIRRGKDAGAEMCIRKTSKSSELLASIEKAFSAHQVTFDSQKVGATEAFNLDVLKENVGDDPDLWDELIDAMLEETPRLLDEMQEAFKQNNVDQIRHTAHTLKGSLEIFGASSAQELAARLELAGEATDRQELADTHDKFKSQCENLLNALKECRVALCGG, from the coding sequence ATGAAAGAGTCTGCTCGTTACCTATTGCCGATCCTCTTCTTCGTCGCGTTGGTGTTGTCCGTCGGAACGAGCGGTTTCCTATTGCTTGAAGATGGGATCAGCGTCCATGACGCGTTCTATATGGCGGTGACCGCGATCACGCCGACTCAATTTCATGAGGTCCACAAGTTATCGATCGGTGGCCGCTACTTCACCGTGGCACTCGTGTTTTGTGGATTCGGCGCCGTTGTAGCTTTCGCGACTCAGTTCGCCAGGCTGATTGTCCAAAGCGAGTTGGAAGGCGTGGGGATCATTACTCAAAAGCAAATGAGACGGAGAATCCGACAGATGAAGAACCACTACATCGTTTGCGGTTTCGGCGAAATTGGCGGTGCGATTTGTGGCGAACTCGTCCAACAACAACTGCCCTTCGTCGTAATCACCGCCGACAGCGATTCCGGTGCCGCGATCGAGCGAGAAGGATTCGCGAGCGTGAAGGGAAATCCAACGGCCGACGCGTCACTCAAGCAAGCCGGTATCGAACACGCCAAGGGCGTGATTGCTGTCTTGGCCGACGATGCCGACAACCTGTTCATTTCGCTAGCTGCTCGAGAGCTCAATCCTAAGATTCTGATCATCGCCCGTGGTGAGGATTCTGGTGTCGAGGATCGTATCCTGCGGGCCGGTGCCGACATCGTCGTCTCGCCCATGAAGCTTGGTGGCCAACAGATCGCGACGCTGATTCGCCAGCAAGACGGTTCTTCGTCCGACCTGCAATCGTCCAATGCTAGCGTAAAAGGCTTGGAATTGATCAGCCACAAGAACGATACCGACAACTCGCTGGATGTCGCCGATGTCATGGCTCAACACCATGCGATCGGTGCTTGTGGTATCGAGAGTATCAATGGGAGCTTCACGGCGGAAACAACCACTGAATCAAAGCTGGCGGCCGGTGAAACACTGGTGATGTACAAGCGAGTTAAGCATCCCACCGACATCACCACCACCGCTTCGAAACGCCGTACGATTCTGTTGGCCGACGACCATCGTGCCTTGCGTTTGTTGTTTTCACGCAAGCTTGTTGCCGCCGGGCATGATGTCATCCAAGCGGCCACGGGTGAACAAGCCTTGGAACTCGCGCGATCGCAGCAGCCCGAGTTAATCGTCTTGGATGTCAACATGCCCGGTTTGGATGGCTATCAGGTTTGCCAGGAACTGCGTCAGGAAAGCAAGTTCAAAACCGTCCCAATCATCCTCTACTCTGCCGACGAAACCAAAGAGTTCATCCGGCGAGGCAAGGACGCCGGAGCGGAAATGTGCATTCGCAAAACAAGCAAGAGTTCCGAATTACTGGCCAGTATCGAGAAGGCGTTTTCCGCTCATCAAGTCACGTTCGACTCACAAAAAGTCGGAGCCACCGAGGCCTTCAACCTTGACGTTTTAAAAGAAAACGTTGGCGACGACCCGGATCTTTGGGACGAATTAATCGATGCGATGCTGGAGGAGACACCGCGTTTACTGGATGAGATGCAGGAAGCCTTCAAACAGAACAACGTGGACCAAATACGCCACACCGCGCACACATTGAAGGGATCACTCGAAATCTTCGGCGCCTCCTCAGCACAGGAACTGGCGGCCCGCCTTGAACTCGCGGGCGAGGCAACCGATCGGCAAGAATTGGCCGATACCCACGACAAGTTCAAATCACAGTGCGAAAACCTTCTGAACGCCTTGAAAGAATGTCGCGTCGCACTCTGCGGAGGTTGA
- a CDS encoding DinB family protein — protein sequence MTKSMHGKEAIRSAMGLSDMVYTSYLGDMEDAELMLRPAPGCNHLAWQTGHLIASEVSLLKSICPDTATELPEGFAEAHGKENIDCDDASKFCSKDEYLALMKKVRETSLAALDAITDEQLAAASPEQFQPWCPTVGAVFVLIGSHALMHSGQVVPVRRQLGKPVVI from the coding sequence TTGACAAAAAGCATGCACGGGAAAGAAGCAATCCGCTCCGCTATGGGCTTGAGCGACATGGTGTACACGTCCTACCTTGGGGACATGGAAGATGCTGAACTGATGTTACGGCCTGCCCCCGGGTGCAATCACTTGGCGTGGCAAACCGGGCACCTTATCGCGTCCGAAGTCAGCTTGCTGAAGTCGATTTGCCCTGACACGGCAACCGAGTTGCCCGAAGGTTTCGCGGAGGCTCACGGCAAAGAGAACATTGACTGCGACGATGCTTCCAAATTCTGCAGCAAGGACGAGTACCTGGCCTTGATGAAAAAGGTTCGTGAGACCTCGCTAGCGGCCCTCGATGCTATCACCGACGAGCAGTTGGCGGCAGCTTCACCGGAACAATTCCAGCCATGGTGCCCAACCGTTGGCGCAGTTTTTGTGTTGATTGGCTCGCACGCGCTCATGCACTCGGGGCAGGTCGTTCCAGTCCGTCGCCAGTTGGGCAAGCCGGTCGTTATCTGA
- a CDS encoding PAS domain-containing protein, translated as MEDQTAQLTPESDSDPQSEDEPSAKSDVSQTHRRVLDHGVLCVLRKDIKGRIQYVNEAFCQSYGMAANQIIGKTDFDLFPATLAKDYSDSDHAVMDSDQPLHAIEEHQAAQGKRRHVEVLKVPTHSQTGKVNGIHVVFWDVSQHQQTEQELATTKFLMDTLLDNVPDAVYFKDKQSRFIRISRAMATLFQLHDANDAVGKSDADFFGIEHTRDAFADERRIMETGEAIVGKVERETWPDRSDTWCSTTKMPLHDPSGTVIGTFGISRDVTSQMRAEIELERERDLLKTISDNIPDLIYVKDRYGRFVTCNAAVLKLFELESVDQIIGKTDYDFLPAELACSYVADDQIVVRSGEAMIDKEECSQQTDGTQLWYLSTKVPLRDQDGEVTGIVGIGRNITSRKKVAEELVAARDAADSANRAKSEFLANMSHEIRTPMNAIIGMTELLLDTKVDISQRSYLKMVQESGDSLMTIINDVLDFSKIEAGMLDIDSIPYDIRENLGDTMKTLAVRAHAKSLELAFRIDPELPRYVLGDPGRLRQIVINLVGNAIKFTSKGEVVVEVELQSTSADEHRICVCVRDTGIGIPKEKCDSIFREFEQADASTTRQFGGTGLGLTISSRLVGMMGGSIWVDSDEGQGSRFYFTSVLGVAPDDVQSNQSRGVVIVGGTHVLIVDDNETNRFILKEMLTNWGMHPVLAECVDDAIAEIHNATETGNPFGLVVTDVNMPGQDGFDFVRRLRDEELIEAAPVIMLTSGGRLGDKDRRHELGVADRLMKPVKQSELFDSIVRALGVNGSEDTKEPEDKTDFYIGNLRILLAEDNLVNQKLAVGLLTRFGHEVMIANNGEEAVNALLEEDYDVVLMDVQMPILDGLEATRQIRENEKQTDKHVPIIAMTANAMKGDREECIQAGMDDYVPKPIRRDLLFESLAKIAKKQENSSTTEPVIASTHDEASTDDSSDAEPHNAEPHNAEPCVPEQRIPELGKTSLSETDPIRGESNTHESRPQANERQHSEPQDSEPCDGEPQDSNPSDTETQDAAEPMIAWNSLNEAFDNDQELIVELFTAFIEEAGTLYADIQESVADADRKKLKRAAHALRGSAMAIHALPIVGKLQILEGIADDAELVKLQHQLPMLKITLIRTQKAIKQFLQKAKSA; from the coding sequence ATGGAAGACCAGACAGCCCAGCTCACTCCCGAGAGCGACTCTGATCCGCAATCGGAAGACGAGCCCAGTGCAAAGAGTGACGTGTCCCAGACGCATCGTCGGGTTCTCGATCATGGCGTGCTTTGCGTACTTCGCAAGGACATCAAGGGACGCATTCAGTATGTCAACGAAGCCTTCTGTCAATCGTACGGTATGGCGGCGAATCAGATTATCGGGAAGACGGACTTTGATCTGTTTCCGGCGACCTTAGCCAAGGACTATTCCGACAGCGATCACGCCGTCATGGACAGTGATCAACCGTTGCACGCGATCGAGGAACACCAAGCTGCCCAAGGGAAACGCCGGCACGTCGAAGTACTGAAAGTGCCTACTCATTCCCAGACAGGCAAAGTCAACGGAATCCATGTTGTCTTTTGGGATGTGAGCCAACATCAACAAACCGAACAAGAACTTGCGACGACCAAGTTCTTGATGGACACACTGCTTGATAATGTTCCGGATGCTGTTTATTTCAAAGACAAACAAAGCCGATTCATTCGCATCAGTCGGGCCATGGCGACGCTCTTTCAACTACACGACGCCAACGACGCCGTCGGCAAATCGGATGCGGACTTCTTTGGAATCGAGCACACTCGTGATGCGTTCGCCGATGAACGACGGATCATGGAAACGGGTGAGGCAATCGTTGGAAAAGTGGAACGCGAGACTTGGCCTGATCGCAGCGACACTTGGTGCTCGACCACAAAGATGCCACTGCACGACCCATCAGGGACGGTGATCGGAACCTTCGGGATTTCTCGTGATGTCACCAGCCAAATGCGTGCGGAGATCGAACTGGAACGTGAGCGTGATCTGCTCAAGACGATCTCAGACAACATTCCTGATCTGATTTACGTCAAAGATCGATATGGGCGTTTCGTCACCTGCAACGCTGCTGTCTTGAAACTCTTTGAACTGGAATCGGTTGACCAAATCATCGGGAAAACCGATTACGATTTCTTGCCTGCCGAACTGGCGTGTAGCTACGTCGCGGACGACCAAATCGTGGTCCGCTCGGGCGAAGCGATGATCGACAAAGAGGAGTGCTCGCAACAGACCGACGGAACCCAATTGTGGTACCTAAGCACGAAGGTGCCGCTTCGCGATCAAGACGGCGAGGTCACTGGCATCGTAGGCATTGGCCGGAACATCACGTCGCGAAAAAAGGTCGCCGAGGAACTCGTCGCCGCACGCGATGCCGCCGACAGTGCCAACCGTGCCAAGAGTGAGTTTTTGGCGAACATGAGCCATGAAATCCGCACTCCGATGAACGCGATCATCGGGATGACTGAGCTACTGCTGGACACCAAGGTCGATATTTCTCAACGCAGCTATCTCAAAATGGTGCAGGAATCCGGTGACTCATTGATGACCATCATTAACGATGTCTTGGATTTCTCCAAGATCGAAGCGGGCATGCTGGATATCGATTCGATCCCGTATGACATCCGAGAAAACCTCGGTGACACGATGAAAACACTGGCCGTGCGGGCGCACGCCAAGAGCCTGGAATTGGCCTTCCGCATTGATCCAGAACTCCCACGCTACGTGCTCGGTGACCCTGGCCGCTTACGTCAAATTGTCATCAACCTGGTCGGCAACGCCATCAAGTTCACGTCAAAGGGTGAAGTCGTCGTGGAGGTCGAACTGCAGAGCACCAGTGCAGACGAGCACCGGATTTGCGTGTGCGTTCGGGATACCGGGATCGGCATCCCCAAAGAGAAATGCGATTCAATCTTTCGCGAATTCGAACAAGCCGACGCCTCAACGACACGCCAATTCGGCGGCACCGGTTTAGGGCTGACCATTTCGTCTCGGCTTGTCGGCATGATGGGCGGATCGATCTGGGTCGATAGCGACGAGGGGCAAGGCAGCCGCTTTTACTTCACGTCGGTGCTGGGTGTCGCCCCCGACGATGTGCAGTCCAATCAATCTCGTGGCGTGGTCATCGTGGGCGGGACGCATGTGTTAATCGTCGACGACAACGAAACCAACCGTTTCATTTTGAAAGAGATGCTCACCAACTGGGGAATGCACCCAGTCCTCGCTGAGTGTGTTGACGACGCGATTGCCGAGATTCATAACGCGACCGAGACGGGCAACCCGTTTGGGTTGGTGGTCACCGATGTGAACATGCCCGGTCAGGACGGTTTTGATTTCGTTCGCCGATTGCGCGACGAGGAACTGATTGAAGCGGCCCCCGTTATCATGCTGACTTCGGGCGGACGTCTCGGCGACAAAGACCGTCGGCATGAACTTGGTGTCGCGGACCGTTTGATGAAGCCGGTCAAACAATCCGAATTGTTTGACTCGATCGTTCGCGCGTTGGGCGTCAACGGCAGCGAAGACACCAAAGAGCCAGAAGACAAAACGGACTTCTATATTGGCAACCTTCGAATCCTGCTTGCCGAAGACAATCTCGTTAACCAGAAACTTGCCGTGGGATTACTCACTCGGTTTGGTCATGAAGTGATGATTGCCAATAACGGTGAAGAAGCGGTCAACGCTTTACTTGAAGAAGACTACGATGTCGTTCTGATGGACGTCCAAATGCCGATCCTTGATGGGCTCGAGGCGACCCGCCAGATTCGCGAGAATGAGAAGCAAACCGACAAGCATGTGCCGATCATCGCGATGACCGCCAATGCGATGAAGGGCGATCGTGAAGAATGCATTCAGGCGGGAATGGACGACTACGTCCCGAAACCAATCCGGCGTGACCTACTATTTGAATCACTAGCCAAGATTGCAAAGAAACAGGAAAACTCGTCAACAACCGAGCCAGTCATTGCTTCCACTCATGACGAAGCATCGACTGACGATTCTTCCGACGCAGAACCACACAATGCTGAACCACACAATGCTGAACCGTGCGTTCCAGAACAGCGCATTCCAGAGTTGGGCAAGACGAGTTTGAGTGAAACGGATCCGATTCGTGGCGAGTCGAATACGCACGAGTCTCGCCCGCAGGCCAATGAGCGGCAGCACAGTGAACCGCAGGACAGCGAACCGTGTGATGGTGAACCGCAGGATAGTAATCCGAGTGACACTGAAACGCAGGACGCCGCGGAGCCCATGATTGCGTGGAACTCGTTGAACGAGGCCTTCGATAACGACCAGGAACTGATCGTAGAGCTCTTCACTGCATTCATTGAAGAAGCTGGAACGCTCTATGCAGACATTCAGGAATCGGTTGCCGATGCCGATCGCAAAAAGCTGAAGCGTGCCGCCCATGCACTCAGGGGAAGCGCGATGGCCATCCATGCACTGCCGATTGTTGGCAAGCTGCAAATCCTCGAAGGAATCGCCGATGATGCGGAGTTGGTCAAACTTCAACACCAACTGCCCATGCTCAAAATCACGCTGATTCGAACTCAAAAAGCAATCAAGCAGTTCTTACAAAAAGCCAAGTCTGCATAG
- a CDS encoding ferritin-like domain-containing protein, whose translation MASQELLDCLNEILKHEWTGVAQYSQASFILEGVWREVYASKFEGDAKESFGHARLIGDKIAALGGVPVATRNEIKQSKDLREVLEFSLAFEAKAVEMYTQALELAESNRALVVFLEDILVDEQDGVDEYTKLLRDAPAQTATTSDSARKSG comes from the coding sequence ATGGCCAGTCAAGAACTACTCGATTGCCTGAACGAAATCCTCAAGCACGAATGGACTGGCGTTGCCCAGTACTCGCAAGCCTCATTCATTCTGGAAGGTGTCTGGCGAGAAGTGTACGCATCGAAGTTTGAAGGCGATGCGAAAGAATCGTTCGGTCACGCTCGCTTGATCGGCGACAAGATTGCTGCCTTGGGTGGCGTTCCTGTTGCGACGCGGAATGAAATCAAGCAGAGCAAAGACTTGCGTGAAGTGCTTGAGTTCAGCTTGGCGTTCGAAGCCAAGGCCGTTGAAATGTACACGCAAGCATTGGAACTGGCGGAATCGAATCGAGCGTTGGTCGTCTTCTTGGAAGACATCTTGGTTGACGAACAAGATGGCGTCGACGAATACACCAAGTTGCTCCGCGATGCTCCCGCGCAAACCGCGACAACCAGCGATTCGGCTCGCAAGAGCGGCTAA
- a CDS encoding sigma-70 family RNA polymerase sigma factor — MNQRARKTFEILARENSRMLTVYLRSLVRDEAAVDDLFQEAMVVAWRRLDECDLERPFGPWLRGITSRLVMAHYRKQKRTPTLLHESVLEVVDRHFENINQLAGDTWDDKAIALRECIAQLPEKQRSVIGGRYFDDMTAVQVAGRFELTLEACKKRLQRGRNMLAECLKSKGVLSTSEASV, encoded by the coding sequence GTGAATCAAAGAGCCCGCAAGACGTTCGAGATACTGGCACGCGAGAATTCGCGGATGCTGACGGTGTACCTGCGCAGTTTGGTCCGGGATGAGGCTGCGGTTGATGATTTGTTCCAGGAAGCCATGGTGGTCGCTTGGCGTCGTCTAGACGAATGCGATCTCGAGCGTCCGTTCGGGCCCTGGCTAAGGGGAATCACATCGCGGTTGGTGATGGCGCATTATCGAAAGCAAAAAAGAACTCCAACGTTACTGCACGAATCGGTCTTGGAGGTCGTCGACCGACATTTCGAGAACATCAATCAACTGGCCGGCGACACCTGGGACGACAAGGCAATCGCGCTCCGCGAATGCATTGCTCAGTTGCCTGAAAAACAGCGTTCTGTGATCGGTGGTCGGTACTTCGATGACATGACCGCTGTGCAAGTTGCCGGGCGATTTGAGCTGACGCTTGAAGCGTGCAAGAAACGGCTTCAGCGAGGCCGGAACATGCTGGCGGAATGTTTGAAGTCCAAAGGGGTTCTTTCTACCTCGGAGGCTTCCGTATGA